One part of the Treponema sp. OMZ 787 genome encodes these proteins:
- a CDS encoding HNH endonuclease signature motif containing protein: MKSDSSGKILTKPVKTQAGVTPSQDEWQIDHIIPKSKGGTNSYSNAQVLSRQENRLKWDN, translated from the coding sequence GTGAAATCTGATTCATCTGGAAAAATATTAACAAAACCTGTTAAAACTCAAGCTGGTGTAACTCCTAGCCAAGATGAATGGCAGATAGATCATATTATTCCTAAGAGTAAAGGAGGTACAAATAGTTATTCAAATGCACAAGTATTGTCAAGGCAAGAAAACAGATTAAAATGGGATAACTAG
- a CDS encoding toxin TcdB middle/N-terminal domain-containing protein: MKKVLKVIKEKGVSIILFIVYMTVGVLPVNLYAAGAGEGQIKIKNSILLVSKVIGKEGGVIEAGGVIFEVPKGALEKEVEIKISRLIRVEEGEVKNVTAGLGGYRFEPAGIKFKKECLVKMAYDDRIEEEYAQEVYTYYYDKKKKSWEALKRKGVDTEKKVIESYTDHFTDMINGTLSLPESPSPVSINLNSIKELKAADAVGGIESIEGLKGGSEGSASFNMRLQVPGGVRGFTPELAVSYSSGSGYGLLGKGFSLSGIESISIDTRLGLPLYNGKDTYLINGIKVRHEGGKWKEERKQSYSAIRNDWAEGRGSGNYFEIKEKDGSVKIYGAKNWSGESEGRKYIYYLDEKKDSFGNIIEYRYEKQKDEEGEEVLLKEIVYGKERERRIKIEYEGREDERVDGRGRYLKKESKRIREIKSEVRGEEVKRYEFKYKANTFLESILESIEVRGQGKEEGRYAYNFEYEQAEKERDGSIRAFGESEAWAKRGSIAESVHISGGSSGSAGGGINIGNYLTITGGITGSSGSGYGYSKRSFVDLTGDGLADIVEWEKGILRLYEGKRNEKEEIIYTERRDFDFGALEGFFLSENEDSNWTIGGRVDISGKELGANIGLTKQGSSGTSKSEFSDVNRDGFIDFISNGKYYENEQGRGFKEGVGFKGAKNGSIKISEAEKREIEKAHYFQEGIKSWRSPVSGIVLISIDVKKSDDTKLCVYRSKRDADSEKLYECTDKKTYEFETDIRRGEYIYFVSETDNRVKIGAGIEASIKIEYKKYMRDELLGRNIQYLFPNKTYNEPEKEIINLYDEELIEDEDEDADEDFNTKKRGIWSLKSDYLSLIDEKAIEKALSLRYYGYIGKEIKKGEFEKLYEKYGNKSGIENIIKYDGGFKEYIHTGDKNGNLNQYEMSQFISQADNQTLKNLTGYKDSEKLRYPLFYENGDKYYRDILKVSENNEREQRKGGYESEEKILVGKIRGKEYEIRKEGVYKLYEQGIKNEEAKVIVDKKTKNIKVLLKRKEKAGYESYIDLINKHIGCVISEKEYEKGIVEVIQKDLDYRLNRIEILSGEVYERIKERLAFKKGKYVKIKELYERYEDGYKIKNDVEEESELGIIEALIDVRKEGKIYIKESISSGERRLREICIFTEEEAEKIGKEYFERIEADYELRYQIKRDISEEEKEKLIKSLKIYEGYKYDFAYFEYDGLKKEYKTKRENLAKEEVKNFLEYLESYYYEKVELIIEYPSSSLYPVKNGEIEVAKIKDGQFVIEYEEIKKYEGNENYESGIYESEKGLEKISRYERLYGGANLWYYGLYSRYGEQKFSENKLFEVNEYEGKSEEDVKKERDRVKGEIDAEKNKNEDSSEKDIKNEVNKKISEGKLGGYIPIETYHAFRDKSGQAPEVENNSDFTFSDKSLLGSVSVHVNNGFDREGKIKSEVNHYASYIDDNIIYASRITGAAYKALPWVQEAGGVSFALSKTVSESFDRNIGASAGNVNVSVGYNSGTSGQTQGYQDINGDGYPDILKTENGNLYVQDGQENLHFSNERRLMGAGLSSNTNSSKVFGTGVGLSGSLNTIMDSKAKIKSVTVAPSGDTSCSVSGNAGINYSKGSQSQEGGLIDVNGDGLPDYQNKGDTRLNLGDEFKRAGKWKNGLISSGRVESGGGSIGGGLNATYSIFSGGVSFGLSANISRTTTEEILTDLNGDGLPDKLSTGENGNYKIRINTGRGFSAEEKTVTIGTFQVNEYADFFENSIDAIADKSEVIQIPYNRQSIDRTFSKERIKELLKTPSSIEFNTSRSIGITGSLSGQIGFLVWPPVSIVANFSGGGNGNYSESEVSLRLFDIDGDGLIDRVFNIGGDNKLYVQRNLLGKVGLLKKIKLPQGGSYELKYERVGNTVELPQSKYVLSEVTAKSGLKSKTGNSQEYTTYYSYHDGYYNRAEKEFYGFKTVKSKNAVGTVTETEYYIDSYYRKGMVKRETVQNGSTIYSIKEYETDAAPHARIKKETNTIRENYNEIKTESEYEYDKYGNVTKLYDKGDVINTNDDIIAEITYWKGASEDKYFKAHPEKIHVLHGKTGTLLRKREGAYDSRTGALTELKQYTSHGAYLVNRIEWTEEGNIKAVTSPTGKRAEYKYLDGIYPIEIKELSSKGDKSYTSKIEWDRILGVKLKETDAANNTMSYKYDNLARVTEVRSPYDTSETPYAKYTYITPKDSYWYTVTENKISTEAEDEKVMKTIVLHDGLGRISYTAKEGEVYVDGTADQTQTGWNISSAINYDEAGRKIEEGMPFFYGGDLENNLKNALSYQAIEQFYELNNFTSIRNGTKYEYDDIDRNILTTLPDGHTQKTEYSIDSYLQITKATDPLENISISKKDARGNIREVERQDKNNTLLTKARYEYSVLGEMLKAYDAKDNLLAVNYDMLGRRISLESKDTGKKEWIYDDKGRLQAETDSVLKNKAAEIRYEYDGFDRIIKTDYPFSPDIEYEYGEPGQNGAGQVIYKKDETGETRYKYGYLNEVVSETRTINRYGAGSSPETASFEYRSDYLGRMQSMKYPDGETITYSYDKGGQLRGVSGVKTSSKGTAEYSYVDKILYDEHAQRVYIKYGNGVETRYKYDEKRRWLDSIETKNNQTQDVFQKIKYSFDPVGNVLGYNNDASTYETKQTYSYDNLYQLISVEGTSNQYKTKKSFGATPVSIAKYKQTFAFDGIGNMKEKISTTNIPGAQGNSYPKAELDYSLQYEYDPAYAHRLIRAGNRYYRYDANGNITAEKDGPFTDEEEFVFTYSYFENEDVYGADYGFGLDAPKETEQSNPQDLFAYRRNYTWNERNLLTKSSDRNYTVHYRYGEDGQRALKYTDEGRSETLYFNNFFTIHIPTQDQNNPQGLRVHKHIFVGNSRLVTAMTHTDNHGDNDEQKAKRYYYHSDHLGSAQFVTDWKGRQYEHIEYTPYGELWIEEVAAGLDKLPFRFTGKELDEETGLYYYGARYLDPKYSRWLSGDPALGEYIPQAPINDEAKKHNENLPGMGGVFNIVNLHVYHYAGNNPIKYVDPDGRSETVHTDEGRQIHKKIYDMYRSAHQSEIVTGNTTSMSKVLSDLGKVDKGLGRTDLGLKPDIWNMTTNEIYEIKPDAAGAKLAKNQALLYISILKKYGEGNVHLGDSNAKGTRGFFALNDNTNVFFHSPEQGVILYSKIPVPDSKPSNVRALAVTGLALYGIYKILRTAATAAVCPPLAVVSAVAP, translated from the coding sequence ATGAAAAAAGTATTAAAAGTAATAAAAGAAAAAGGCGTTTCGATAATATTATTTATAGTATATATGACGGTAGGAGTACTTCCTGTAAACTTATATGCGGCAGGAGCAGGAGAAGGACAGATAAAAATCAAGAACTCTATCTTATTGGTAAGCAAGGTAATAGGCAAAGAAGGAGGAGTAATTGAAGCTGGGGGAGTAATATTTGAAGTACCTAAAGGAGCCTTGGAAAAAGAAGTTGAAATAAAGATAAGCCGGTTAATAAGGGTAGAAGAAGGGGAAGTAAAAAATGTAACGGCAGGCTTAGGAGGATACAGGTTTGAACCTGCAGGTATAAAATTTAAAAAAGAGTGCCTTGTAAAGATGGCATATGATGATCGAATAGAAGAAGAATATGCGCAAGAGGTATATACGTATTATTATGATAAGAAGAAAAAAAGTTGGGAAGCATTAAAGCGAAAGGGAGTAGATACAGAAAAGAAGGTAATAGAATCTTACACAGATCATTTTACGGATATGATAAACGGGACATTAAGCTTACCTGAATCGCCTAGTCCTGTAAGTATAAACTTAAACAGCATAAAAGAGTTAAAAGCCGCCGATGCAGTAGGCGGGATAGAAAGCATAGAAGGCTTAAAGGGAGGAAGTGAAGGAAGCGCATCATTTAACATGAGGCTTCAAGTTCCAGGCGGAGTAAGAGGCTTTACGCCTGAATTGGCAGTAAGCTATTCAAGCGGAAGCGGGTACGGGTTATTGGGTAAAGGCTTTAGTTTAAGCGGGATAGAAAGCATAAGCATAGACACAAGACTCGGCTTACCTTTATATAACGGCAAAGACACCTATTTAATAAACGGAATAAAGGTAAGGCATGAAGGAGGGAAGTGGAAAGAAGAGAGAAAACAAAGCTATTCTGCGATAAGGAATGATTGGGCAGAAGGCAGAGGTAGCGGAAACTATTTTGAAATAAAAGAAAAGGACGGGAGTGTAAAAATATACGGAGCGAAGAATTGGAGCGGAGAAAGTGAAGGAAGAAAATACATATATTACTTGGATGAAAAAAAAGACAGCTTTGGAAACATAATAGAGTATAGGTATGAAAAACAGAAAGATGAAGAAGGAGAAGAAGTATTATTAAAAGAGATAGTATATGGAAAAGAAAGAGAGCGAAGAATAAAGATAGAGTATGAAGGAAGAGAAGATGAGAGAGTAGACGGGAGAGGAAGATATTTAAAGAAAGAAAGTAAGAGGATAAGAGAAATAAAAAGTGAAGTTAGAGGGGAAGAAGTAAAAAGATATGAGTTTAAGTATAAAGCGAATACCTTTTTAGAAAGCATATTAGAGAGTATAGAAGTAAGGGGGCAAGGCAAAGAAGAAGGGCGGTACGCATATAATTTTGAATATGAACAAGCGGAAAAAGAAAGAGACGGAAGTATAAGGGCTTTTGGAGAAAGCGAAGCTTGGGCAAAAAGAGGAAGTATAGCAGAGAGCGTACATATATCCGGGGGTAGTTCAGGATCGGCCGGAGGCGGGATAAATATAGGTAATTACTTAACAATAACCGGGGGAATAACAGGCTCATCCGGCAGCGGATACGGTTACAGTAAAAGGAGTTTTGTAGACTTAACTGGAGATGGTTTAGCGGATATAGTTGAATGGGAAAAAGGAATATTAAGATTATATGAGGGTAAAAGAAATGAAAAAGAAGAAATAATATATACAGAAAGACGAGATTTTGATTTTGGTGCATTGGAAGGCTTTTTTTTAAGTGAAAATGAGGACAGCAATTGGACTATAGGAGGGAGAGTAGATATAAGCGGAAAAGAATTAGGAGCAAATATAGGATTAACAAAACAGGGGAGTTCAGGAACAAGTAAAAGCGAATTTAGCGATGTAAACCGTGATGGGTTTATAGATTTTATATCGAACGGAAAGTACTATGAAAATGAACAAGGGCGAGGTTTTAAAGAAGGAGTAGGATTTAAGGGAGCAAAGAATGGAAGTATCAAGATTAGTGAAGCTGAAAAAAGAGAAATAGAAAAAGCCCATTATTTTCAGGAAGGAATAAAATCTTGGAGAAGTCCTGTAAGCGGAATAGTTCTTATAAGTATAGATGTAAAAAAATCAGATGATACAAAATTATGTGTGTATAGGAGTAAAAGAGACGCTGACAGCGAAAAACTTTATGAATGCACAGATAAAAAAACTTATGAGTTTGAAACAGATATAAGAAGAGGGGAGTATATATATTTTGTAAGTGAGACGGATAACAGGGTTAAAATAGGAGCGGGAATAGAAGCTTCAATAAAGATTGAGTATAAGAAGTATATGAGGGATGAATTACTTGGAAGAAATATACAGTATCTTTTTCCAAATAAAACATATAACGAGCCTGAAAAAGAAATCATAAATTTATATGATGAAGAACTCATAGAAGACGAAGACGAAGATGCTGATGAGGATTTTAACACAAAGAAAAGAGGTATTTGGAGTTTAAAGAGTGATTATCTTTCATTGATAGATGAGAAAGCGATCGAAAAAGCCCTTTCTTTAAGGTATTACGGATATATAGGCAAGGAAATAAAAAAAGGAGAGTTTGAAAAGCTGTACGAAAAATACGGGAATAAAAGCGGTATTGAAAACATAATAAAATATGACGGAGGATTTAAAGAGTATATTCACACAGGGGACAAGAATGGAAATTTAAATCAATATGAAATGAGTCAATTTATATCGCAGGCAGATAATCAAACTTTAAAAAACTTGACAGGATATAAAGATAGCGAAAAATTAAGATATCCTTTATTTTATGAGAACGGAGATAAATATTATCGTGATATATTAAAAGTGTCGGAGAATAATGAAAGGGAGCAAAGAAAGGGCGGATATGAATCGGAAGAAAAGATATTGGTAGGAAAGATAAGAGGGAAAGAATACGAGATAAGAAAAGAAGGGGTATATAAATTATATGAACAAGGAATAAAAAATGAAGAAGCTAAGGTAATTGTAGATAAAAAAACTAAGAACATAAAAGTATTATTGAAGAGAAAAGAAAAAGCGGGATATGAATCGTATATAGACCTTATTAATAAACATATAGGCTGTGTAATAAGCGAAAAAGAGTATGAGAAGGGAATAGTTGAAGTAATACAAAAAGATTTGGATTATAGATTAAACCGTATAGAAATATTGAGTGGTGAAGTTTATGAAAGAATAAAAGAAAGACTAGCCTTTAAAAAAGGGAAATATGTAAAAATAAAAGAATTGTATGAAAGATATGAAGACGGATATAAGATAAAAAATGATGTAGAAGAAGAAAGTGAACTGGGAATAATTGAAGCTTTAATTGATGTAAGAAAAGAAGGAAAGATATATATAAAAGAAAGCATATCGTCCGGAGAAAGACGATTAAGAGAAATATGTATATTTACAGAAGAAGAAGCCGAAAAAATAGGAAAAGAATATTTTGAAAGAATTGAAGCCGATTATGAACTAAGATATCAAATAAAAAGAGATATATCGGAAGAAGAGAAAGAGAAGTTAATAAAAAGTTTAAAAATATATGAAGGGTATAAATACGATTTTGCATATTTTGAATATGACGGGTTAAAAAAAGAGTATAAGACAAAAAGAGAAAACTTAGCAAAAGAAGAAGTAAAAAACTTTTTAGAATATTTGGAAAGCTATTATTATGAAAAAGTAGAACTTATAATAGAATATCCTTCAAGCAGTTTGTATCCTGTAAAAAACGGAGAGATAGAAGTTGCCAAGATAAAAGACGGACAGTTTGTTATAGAATATGAAGAAATAAAAAAATATGAAGGAAACGAAAACTACGAAAGCGGAATATATGAGAGTGAAAAAGGTTTGGAAAAAATAAGCCGGTATGAAAGGCTTTATGGAGGAGCAAATCTGTGGTACTACGGATTATATTCAAGGTATGGAGAGCAAAAATTCAGTGAGAATAAACTTTTTGAGGTTAATGAATATGAAGGAAAAAGCGAAGAAGATGTAAAGAAAGAAAGAGATAGAGTTAAAGGAGAAATAGATGCGGAAAAAAATAAAAATGAAGATAGTAGTGAAAAAGATATAAAAAATGAAGTAAACAAAAAGATAAGCGAAGGAAAGCTTGGCGGTTATATTCCAATAGAAACATATCATGCTTTTAGGGATAAAAGCGGACAAGCCCCTGAGGTAGAAAATAACAGCGATTTTACATTTAGCGATAAGAGTTTGCTCGGCTCTGTATCTGTTCATGTAAATAACGGTTTTGACAGAGAAGGGAAAATAAAAAGTGAAGTAAACCATTATGCTTCTTATATTGATGATAATATAATTTACGCAAGCAGAATAACGGGTGCAGCCTATAAGGCACTTCCTTGGGTGCAGGAAGCAGGAGGAGTATCGTTTGCTTTAAGTAAAACAGTAAGTGAAAGTTTTGACAGAAATATAGGAGCTTCAGCAGGTAACGTAAATGTCAGTGTGGGTTATAATTCCGGTACAAGCGGACAAACGCAAGGCTATCAGGATATAAACGGCGACGGATATCCCGATATATTAAAAACGGAGAATGGGAATCTTTATGTTCAGGATGGACAAGAAAATCTTCATTTTAGTAATGAAAGAAGATTAATGGGAGCCGGTTTAAGTTCAAATACAAACTCTTCAAAAGTATTCGGCACGGGGGTAGGTCTTTCAGGTTCTTTAAATACCATTATGGATAGTAAGGCAAAGATCAAAAGCGTAACTGTTGCCCCATCCGGTGATACATCTTGCAGTGTTTCGGGCAATGCCGGCATTAATTATTCCAAAGGTAGTCAAAGTCAAGAAGGCGGCTTAATAGATGTAAACGGCGACGGACTTCCCGATTATCAGAATAAAGGGGATACACGCTTAAATCTGGGGGATGAATTTAAAAGAGCAGGCAAATGGAAAAACGGCTTAATATCCTCCGGAAGAGTAGAAAGCGGCGGAGGAAGTATAGGAGGCGGTCTTAATGCAACATATTCTATTTTTTCCGGAGGAGTAAGTTTCGGGCTTAGTGCCAATATAAGCCGTACTACAACCGAAGAAATTTTAACCGACTTAAACGGTGACGGCCTTCCCGATAAGTTGAGTACCGGAGAAAACGGAAATTATAAAATAAGAATAAATACGGGGAGAGGTTTTTCAGCTGAAGAAAAAACCGTTACCATAGGAACTTTTCAAGTCAACGAATATGCCGATTTTTTTGAAAACAGTATCGATGCTATTGCAGATAAATCTGAGGTAATACAAATCCCATATAACAGGCAAAGTATAGATAGGACTTTTTCAAAAGAAAGAATAAAAGAACTCTTAAAGACTCCTTCTTCTATTGAGTTTAATACAAGCAGGAGCATAGGAATCACAGGCAGCTTATCGGGACAAATAGGATTTCTAGTATGGCCTCCCGTATCTATAGTCGCAAACTTTTCAGGCGGAGGTAACGGAAACTACAGCGAGTCTGAGGTAAGCTTAAGATTATTCGACATAGACGGAGACGGATTAATAGACAGAGTATTTAACATAGGAGGAGATAATAAACTTTACGTCCAACGTAATCTTTTAGGCAAGGTAGGCTTACTTAAAAAAATAAAATTACCCCAAGGCGGAAGCTACGAATTAAAATATGAGAGGGTAGGAAACACGGTAGAACTGCCCCAAAGTAAATACGTATTAAGTGAAGTAACTGCCAAATCAGGATTAAAAAGTAAAACAGGCAACAGCCAAGAGTATACAACCTATTATAGTTACCACGACGGCTATTATAACAGAGCCGAAAAAGAATTCTACGGCTTTAAAACGGTAAAAAGTAAAAACGCCGTAGGGACAGTAACAGAAACGGAATATTATATCGACTCTTACTATCGAAAAGGCATGGTAAAACGCGAAACTGTACAAAACGGAAGCACCATCTACTCAATAAAAGAATACGAAACCGATGCAGCCCCCCATGCAAGAATAAAAAAAGAAACTAACACAATACGAGAAAACTACAACGAAATAAAAACCGAAAGCGAATACGAGTACGACAAATACGGCAACGTAACAAAACTCTATGACAAGGGAGATGTCATAAACACAAACGACGACATAATAGCGGAAATAACATACTGGAAGGGGGCGAGTGAAGATAAGTACTTTAAAGCCCACCCCGAAAAAATACATGTCCTGCACGGAAAGACAGGAACTCTTTTGCGTAAAAGGGAGGGCGCATACGACAGCAGAACAGGCGCCTTAACGGAATTAAAACAATACACGTCGCATGGAGCATATCTTGTAAACCGCATAGAATGGACAGAGGAAGGAAACATAAAAGCGGTAACAAGCCCGACAGGTAAAAGAGCCGAATACAAATACCTTGACGGCATCTACCCGATTGAAATAAAAGAGTTAAGCTCTAAAGGAGATAAATCTTACACAAGTAAAATAGAATGGGATCGTATTTTAGGAGTAAAACTAAAAGAAACGGATGCTGCAAACAATACAATGAGCTATAAATATGACAACTTGGCAAGAGTAACCGAAGTACGCAGCCCCTACGACACAAGTGAAACTCCTTACGCAAAATACACATACATTACGCCAAAAGATTCCTATTGGTACACCGTAACAGAAAACAAAATAAGCACTGAAGCAGAAGATGAAAAAGTAATGAAAACAATAGTTCTCCATGACGGCTTAGGAAGAATAAGCTATACAGCAAAAGAGGGAGAAGTATACGTAGACGGAACCGCTGACCAAACCCAAACGGGCTGGAACATCTCAAGTGCAATAAACTATGATGAAGCAGGACGAAAGATAGAAGAAGGAATGCCATTCTTTTACGGAGGGGATTTAGAAAACAATTTAAAAAATGCCCTATCGTATCAAGCAATAGAACAGTTTTATGAATTAAATAATTTTACAAGCATACGGAACGGAACAAAATACGAGTATGACGATATTGACAGAAACATTCTAACCACGCTTCCAGACGGGCACACACAAAAGACCGAATACTCGATAGATTCTTATTTACAAATAACAAAGGCAACTGACCCGCTAGAAAACATAAGCATAAGCAAAAAAGATGCAAGAGGAAACATACGGGAAGTAGAACGGCAAGATAAAAACAACACTCTTCTTACCAAAGCACGATACGAATACTCTGTATTAGGAGAAATGCTAAAGGCCTACGATGCCAAAGACAACTTATTGGCCGTAAACTATGATATGTTAGGACGGCGAATAAGTTTAGAAAGCAAGGACACAGGCAAAAAAGAATGGATATACGACGATAAAGGAAGACTTCAAGCGGAAACCGATTCGGTATTAAAAAACAAGGCAGCCGAAATAAGATACGAGTATGACGGCTTTGACCGAATAATAAAGACTGACTATCCTTTTAGCCCTGACATAGAATACGAATACGGAGAGCCCGGACAAAATGGTGCAGGTCAGGTAATTTACAAAAAAGATGAAACGGGAGAAACAAGATACAAATACGGCTATCTCAATGAGGTAGTAAGCGAAACAAGAACCATAAACCGCTACGGAGCAGGAAGCAGCCCCGAAACTGCAAGCTTTGAATACCGCTCCGATTACCTTGGGCGAATGCAAAGCATGAAGTACCCCGACGGAGAAACAATAACTTACTCTTACGACAAAGGCGGACAGCTGAGGGGCGTTAGCGGAGTAAAGACCTCATCAAAAGGTACGGCAGAATACTCCTATGTAGATAAAATCCTTTATGACGAACACGCACAAAGAGTGTATATAAAGTACGGAAACGGAGTAGAAACAAGATACAAATACGATGAGAAAAGAAGATGGCTTGACTCGATAGAAACAAAGAATAACCAAACTCAAGATGTCTTTCAAAAAATAAAGTACTCATTCGACCCTGTAGGAAACGTCCTAGGCTATAATAATGATGCAAGCACTTACGAGACAAAACAAACATACTCTTACGACAATCTTTATCAACTTATAAGTGTAGAAGGAACAAGTAACCAATACAAAACTAAAAAAAGCTTTGGTGCAACACCTGTAAGCATTGCAAAATATAAACAAACCTTTGCCTTTGATGGCATAGGCAACATGAAAGAAAAGATAAGTACTACAAACATACCCGGTGCCCAAGGAAACTCTTACCCCAAGGCTGAACTTGACTACTCGCTTCAATACGAGTACGACCCGGCCTACGCACACAGATTAATAAGAGCAGGCAACCGTTATTACCGCTATGACGCAAACGGCAATATCACAGCCGAAAAAGACGGTCCATTCACAGACGAAGAAGAGTTTGTATTTACATACTCATACTTTGAAAATGAAGACGTATACGGTGCCGACTACGGATTTGGTCTTGACGCACCTAAAGAAACGGAACAGTCAAACCCGCAAGACCTCTTTGCATATAGGCGGAACTACACATGGAACGAGCGAAACCTCTTAACAAAATCAAGTGACCGCAACTACACAGTCCACTACCGCTACGGAGAAGACGGACAGAGAGCTCTTAAATACACAGACGAGGGAAGAAGCGAAACCTTATACTTCAATAACTTCTTCACGATACACATACCCACACAAGACCAAAACAACCCTCAAGGACTACGTGTACACAAACACATATTCGTAGGTAATAGCCGCCTTGTAACCGCGATGACACATACGGATAACCACGGAGATAACGATGAGCAAAAAGCAAAGCGTTACTACTATCACTCAGACCATCTTGGCAGTGCACAGTTTGTAACTGACTGGAAAGGTAGACAGTACGAGCATATAGAGTACACGCCGTACGGAGAACTCTGGATAGAGGAAGTTGCCGCAGGATTAGATAAACTGCCGTTTAGGTTTACGGGAAAAGAGCTGGATGAAGAAACAGGACTGTATTATTACGGAGCGCGGTACCTTGATCCGAAATATTCGAGGTGGTTGAGTGGGGATCCGGCATTAGGTGAGTACATTCCGCAAGCACCGATAAATGACGAAGCTAAAAAGCACAATGAAAATTTACCGGGAATGGGCGGGGTGTTTAATATCGTCAATTTGCATGTGTATCATTACGCTGGGAATAATCCGATTAAGTATGTGGATCCGGATGGAAGAAGTGAGACTGTACACACTGATGAAGGACGACAAATACATAAAAAAATATATGATATGTATAGAAGCGCTCATCAGTCAGAGATCGTTACCGGCAATACTACTTCTATGTCCAAAGTATTATCTGATTTAGGCAAAGTAGATAAAGGACTTGGTCGTACCGATTTAGGCTTAAAACCTGATATATGGAATATGACAACAAATGAAATATATGAAATAAAGCCTGATGCAGCAGGTGCAAAACTTGCAAAAAATCAAGCTTTGTTGTACATATCCATATTAAAAAAATATGGTGAAGGCAACGTGCATTTAGGTGATAGCAATGCAAAAGGTACTAGAGGTTTTTTTGCTCTGAATGATAATACGAATGTTTTTTTTCATAGTCCTGAACAAGGTGTTATTCTATATTCTAAGATTCCTGTACCTGATTCAAAGCCATCAAATGTTAGAGCCTTAGCTGTTACAGGACTGGCTCTATATGGCATATATAAAATTCTAAGGACAGCTGCCACAGCAGCAGTGTGTCCTCCTTTAGCAGTGGTGTCTGCTGTTGCACCATAA